Proteins found in one Arachis stenosperma cultivar V10309 chromosome 8, arast.V10309.gnm1.PFL2, whole genome shotgun sequence genomic segment:
- the LOC130944632 gene encoding transcription termination factor MTERF4, chloroplastic-like, whose protein sequence is MLTRRKILNLFSTQFASHQFNAVSKLSRVPSHPYSEIHKTLNPFRVFVLCAWNSTQASKFPEYEMPSVTWGVIQGRKEKLVSRVIVFDFLRGLGIVPDELQDLELPSTVEVMRERVEFLQKLGLTIDDINDYPLMLGCSVRKNIIPVLGYLEKIGISRSKLGGFIKSYPQVLHASVIVELVPVVKFLRGLDVEREDIGYVLQKYPELLGFKLEGTMSTSVAYLVSIGVNPRDIGPMVTQYPYFLGMRVGTVIKPFIDYLVSLGLPKKILAKMLEKRSYLLGYDLEETIKPNVDCLISFGIGRECLPSVIAQYPQILGLPLKAKLSSQQYFFSLKLKIDPEGFARVVEKMPQVVSLHQNVIMKPVEFLLGRAIALHDVASMVVKCPQLVALRVELMKNSFYFFKSEMGRPLKELVEFPEYFTYSLESRVKPRYQRLKSKGIRCSLNWMLNCSDQRFEERLQGNYIETESIGPTFLMGGKLNLPGNAILSDEEEESDDEVLYRRTVSL, encoded by the coding sequence ATGCTCACAAGAAGAAAAATCCTCAATTTATTCTCAACCCAATTCGCTTCTCACCAATTCAATGCAGTTTCGAAGTTATCACGAGTTCCTTCGCACCCTTATTCTGAAATCcacaaaaccctaaaccccttTAGGGTCTTTGTTTTGTGCGCATGGAATTCGACGCAAGCATCGAAATTTCCCGAATACGAGATGCCATCGGTGACGTGGGGTGTGATTCAAGGTCGCAAGGAGAAGCTGGTATCGCGGGTCATCGTATTCGACTTCCTCAGGGGTTTGGGAATCGTCCCTGACGAGTTGCAGGACCTTGAGCTACCTTCGACAGTTGAAGTCATGAGGGAGCGCGTGGAGTTCCTCCAGAAACTAGGGCTAACAATTGATGACATCAACGATTACCCTTTGATGTTGGGATGCAGTGTGAGGAAGAACATAATTCCTGTTTTGGGGTACTTGGAAAAAATTGGGATTTCAAGATCCAAACTTGGGGGATTCATTAAGAGCTACCCGCAGGTATTGCATGCTAGTGTGATTGTTGAGCTTGTCCCTGTTGTGAAGTTCCTTAGGGGACTTGATGTGGAGAGGGAGGATATTGGGTATGTGTTGCAGAAGTACCCTGAACTTCTAGGGTTCAAGCTTGAGGGTACTATGAGTACATCAGTGGCTTATCTTGTTAGTATTGGGGTTAATCCTAGGGATATTGGTCCCATGGTGACTCAGTATCCTTATTTTTTGGGGATGAGAGTTGGGACTGTGATCAAGCCTTTTATTGATTACTTAGTCTCTTTGGGACTGCCAAAGAAGATTTTGGCTAAGATGTTGGAGAAGAGGAGCTATTTGCTTGGATATGATCTTGAAGAGACTATCAAGCCAAATGTGGATTGTTTGATTAGCTTTGGGATAGGGAGGGAGTGTTTGCCTTCGGTTATTGCACAGTATCCTCAGATTCTTGGATTGCCCCTCAAAGCCAAGTTGTCTTCGCAGCAGTACTTCTTCAGTTTAAAGCTTAAGATTGATCCTGAAGGTTTTGCGCGAGTCGTGGAGAAGATGCCGCAGGTGGTTAGTCTTCACCAAAACGTGATCATGAAGCCGGTCGAGTTCCTCCTCGGAAGGGCTATAGCACTGCATGATGTGGCTAGCATGGTGGTCAAGTGTCCGCAGTTAGTAGCACTGAGAGTGGAGCTCATGAAGAACAGTTTTTACTTCTTTAAGAGTGAGATGGGAAGACCACTGAAAGAGCTTGTAGAGTTCCCTGAATACTTTACTTACAGTCTGGAGTCTAGGGTCAAACCAAGATACCAAAGGCTAAAGAGCAAGGGGATAAGGTGTTCATTGAATTGGATGCTGAATTGTAGTGACCAGAGATTTGAAGAGAGGTTGCAGGGTAATTATATTGAGACTGAAAGTATAGGTCCGACATTTttaatgggtgggaaattgaaccTGCCAGGTAATGCAATTCTTTCAGATGAGGAAGAGGAGAGTGATGATGAAGTACTATACCGAAGAACTGTTTCTTTATAG
- the LOC130944697 gene encoding probable beta-1,4-xylosyltransferase IRX9H, whose product MAQFRRTLSPAYHDRQYPNGAGGVLSVSSPSHKFSSTNAKYTSPFPALATSAAALRKFLAGVFVRRYGRKGQWRKALYRCLLCFFVGFMLGMFPFGHHVVVDDVRPSDMSFEIKPPHANAQLLQENHVLKNRVGGKEGTEVVEAAVGGGSDSGRESGFIIDPVSLSVANHHSIAERFDFVPRKQLIVVTPTYNRALQAYFLNRLGQLLRLVPPPVLWVVVEMNAASMETAELLRKTGVMYRHLVCAKNSTDVKDRGVHQRNTALEHIERHKLDGIVYFADDDNVYSLELFDTLRDISRFGTWPVAMLAPSKNKAILEGPVCNASQVIGWHTNEKSKRLRRFHVDMSGFAFNSTILWDPKRWRRPTTNPIRQLDTVKEGFQETTFIEQLVEDENQMEGSPVGCSKVLNWHLHLDSHNVVYPKGWLLQKNLDAVVPVN is encoded by the exons ATGGCTCAATTCCGGCGAACTCTGTCGCCGGCGTATCATGATCGGCAGTACCCGAACGGCGCCGGCGGTGTCTTATCTGTTTCATCTCCGTCTCACAAGTTCTCTTCCACAAACGCCAAGTACACATCTCCGTTTCCGGCGCTGGCGACGAGTGCGGCGGCGCTCCGGAAGTTTCTCGCCGGAGTCTTTGTCCGGAGGTACGGCCGGAAAGGACAGTGGAGGAAGGCTCTGTACCGTTGCCTGCTATGCTTCTTCGTCGGTTTCATGCTCGGAATGTTTCCATTCGGCCACCACGTCGTCGTCGACGACGTTCGCCCTAGCGACATGTCGTTCGAGATCAAGCCACCTCACGCCAACGCGCAGTTGCTTCAGGAGAATCACGTTCTCAAGAACCGCGTCGGCGGAAAAGAAGGAACCGAAGTAGTTGAAGCCGCGGTCGGTGGCGGCAGCGATAGCGGCAGAGAGAGCGGTTTCATCATCGATCCGGTGAGCCTGAGCGTAGCGAACCATCACTCGATAGCGGAGCGCTTCGATTTCGTGCCGCGGAAGCAGCTGATTGTGGTAACACCGACCTATAACCGTGCTTTACAGGCGTATTTCTTGAATAGGCTGGGGCAGTTACTGCGGCTGGTGCCTCCGCCAGTGCTGTGGGTTGTGGTGGAGATGAATGCGGCGTCAATGGAGACGGCGGAGTTGCTGAGGAAAACGGGAGTGATGTATAGGCACTTGGTTTGCGCTAAGAACTCGACTGATGTGAAGGACAGAGGAGTTCATCAGAGGAACACGGCGTTGGAGCACATTGAGCGCCATAAGCTTGATGGAATCGTTTACTTTGCGGATGATGATAATGTGTATTCGCTTGAGTTGTTCGATACCTTGAGAGACATCAG TCGCTTTGGCACTTGGCCTGTTGCTATGCTAGCACCCAGCAAGAACAAGGCTATTTTGGAGGGCCCTGTATGCAATGCAAGCCAAGTGATTGGATGGCATACAAACGAGAAAAGTAAAAGACTTCGTAGGTTTCATGTTGATATGTCTGGATTTGCTTTTAATAGCACAATCCTGTGGGATCCAAAGCGATGGCGACGCCCTACTACAAATCCTATTCGACAATTGGATACAGTGAAAGAGGGTTTTCAA GAGACGACCTTTATAGAGCAATTGGTGGAAGATGAGAATCAAATGGAAGGTTCTCCTGTTGGTTGTTCCAAAGTATTGAATTGGCATCTCCATTTGGATTCTCATAACGTAGTTTATCCAAAGGGTTGGCTGCTTCAGAAAAACCTAGATGCTGTGGTCCCTGTCAACTAA
- the LOC130945514 gene encoding uncharacterized protein LOC130945514, which produces MYQRRPEVGRKAHRVISFPRSVGRKSPPLFQSNEERNGVRMDPCVRRSIPTLQRDPGSTTRAREAQKRRTALPIPGHNGRSAYNSPGTGRMKDPTANLLREQSATRSGNEVQQTRETSTGAFDLFPQTKQYFQGHQIVVRTDQGIRQILQKPDLAGRMMTWTIELSQYDLRYESRHAIKAQAMTDFLVEVTGNPTEEPDTRWSLHVDGASNQKSGGAGVILESPDGVVYEQSIKFEFPISNNQAEYEALLGGLALAHEVCSDSQVVTLQVNGSYQARDSLLQKYLEKVKELNSQFEEITIQHVPRERNTRADLLSKLASTKPGVGNRSLIQGMLKEPAVTLHLTGANPSWLDPIVDFLKSGRLSDDEKAAKALRREAAKYTTIQGQLFKKGLSQPLLKCLHTEQTDYVLWEVHEGCCGHHIRGKALARKLIRAGYYWPSMIKDSQEFVKKCTKCQENANFHRAPASELSLLTTSRPFAQWGVDILGPFPVGSGQVKYLIAAIDYYTKWIEAEALPSISSANCRKFLWRQVITRFGISKVVISDNGTQFTDKKFIEFLNGLGIKQKFSSVEHPQTNGQVESANKVILQSLKKRLGCKKGAWADELASILWSYRTTEQSTTGETPFRLTYGVNAMIPVKIGEPNPRLLLKGVEEAVEKDLIDEAREMAHLAEVALKQRIALRYNANVLKREFKKDDLVLRRNDIGLTTQGEGKLAANWEGPYRVKEVLGRGAYKLEKLDGREIPRTWNIGNLRRFYS; this is translated from the coding sequence atgtatcAAAGACGTCCAGAGGTTGGTAGAAAGGCTCATCGCGTTATCTCGTTTCCTCGGAGTGTCGGCAGAAAAAGCCCTCCCCTTTTTCAATCTAATGAGGAAAGGAATGGCGTTCGAATGGACCCCTGCGTGCGAAGAAGCATTCCAACACTTCAAAgagatcctggcagcaccaccCGTGCTCGGGAGGCCCAAAAACGGAGAACCGCTCTACCTATACCTGGTCATAACGGAAGGAGCGCTTACAACAGTCCTGGTACGGGAAGAATGAAGGACCCAACAGCCAATCTACTTCGTGAGCAGAGCGCTACACGGAGCGGAAACGAGGTACAACAAACTAGAGAAACTAGCACTGGCGCTTTTGACCTCTTCCCGCAGACAAAGCAATACTTCCAAGGCCACCAAATCGTAGTGAGAACAGATCAAGGAATCCGCCAGATACTTCAAAAACCCGACCTAGCGGGAAGGATGATGACTTGGACCATCGAACTCTCCCAATACGACCTACGATACGAGTCCCGGCACGCAATCAAGGCACAGGCAATGACCGACTTTCTGGTAGAAGTAACAGGGAACCCCACCGAGGAACCGGACACACGGTGGAGCCTCCACgtggacggagcctccaaccaaAAGTCCGGAGGAGCCGGGGTGATCTTGGAAAGTCCAGACGGGGTCGTATACGAGCAATCGATCAAGTTTGAGTTTCCAATATCGAACAACCAAGCGGAATACGAGGCCCTTCTAGGGGGTTTGGCCCTAGCTCATGAAGTGTGTAGCGACTCGCAGGTTGTCACCTTGCAGGTAAACGGGAGCTACCAGGCCAGAGACTCGCTGCTACAAAAGTACCTGGAAAAGGTTAAAGAACTGAACAGCCAGTTCGAGGAGATCACGATCCAACATGTCCCGAGGGAAAGAAACACACGAGCAGACCTCCTCTCCAAGTTAGCAAGCACAAAACCAGGAGTAGGCAACCGAtctctcatccaaggcatgCTAAAGGAACCAGCAGTTACCCTCCACCTGACAGGGGCAAACCCCTCCTGGTTGGACCCAATCGTCGACTTCCTCAAGAGCGGCAGACTCTCTGACGACGAGAAAGCAGCCAAAGCATTGAGAAGGGAGGCAGCCAAGTACACAACCATACAGGGACAACTTTTCAAAAAGGGACTCAGCCAGCCCCTATTAAAGTGCCTACATACCGAGCAAACGGACTACGTGCTCTGGGAGGTCCATGAAGGATGCTGTGGCCACCATATCAGGGGCAAAGCCCTAGCAAGAAAGCTCATCCGAGCTGGATACTACTGGCCATCAATGATAAAAGACTCCCAGGAGTTTGTAAAGAAGTGCACCAAGTGTCAAGAGAACGCCAACTTCCACAGAGCACCAGCGTCCGAGCTAAGCCTACTCACGACATCCCGACCTTTCGCCCAGTGGGGAGTCGACATCCTCGGTCCTTTTCCGGTGGGCTCAGGACAAGTTAAATACCTCATAGCCGCCATCGACTACTACACCAAGTGGATAGAAGCCGAAGCACTACCCAGCATATCCTCAGCCAATTGTAGAAAATTCTtgtggaggcaggtgataacTCGATTCGGCATCTCAAAAGTCGTTATCTCGGACAACGGGACGCAATTCACCGACAAGAAGTTCATAGAATTCCTCAACGGCCTGGGTATAAAACAGAAATTCTCCTCGGTAGAGCACCCCCAAACAAATGGACAGGTCGAATCCGCAAATAAGGTGATCTTACAGAGTCTCAAAAAGCGACTGGGCTGCAAGAAAGGTGCATGGGCCGATGAGCTCGCTTCAATCCTTTGGTCCTACCGTACAACCGAGCAGTCCACCACCGGAGAAACTCCTTTCCGCCTGACATACGGAGTAAACGCAATGATACCCGTAAAAATCGGCGAACCAAACCCGCGACTACTCctgaaaggggtagaagaagcaGTGGAGAAAGACCTGATAGATGAGGCAAGGGAGATGGCGCATCTGGCAGAAGTAGCGCTAAAGCAAAGAATAGCCCTGCGTTATAACGCCAACGTACTCAAAAGGGAGTTCAAAAAAGACGACCTGGTCTTGCGACGCAACGACATAGGACTCACGACTCAAGGGGAAGGAAAGCTCGCGGCGAATTGGGAAGGACCCTACAGGGTCAAAGAGGTCCTAGGCAGAGGCGCGTACAAGTTGGAAAAACTTGACGGTAGGGAGATACCGAGAACTTGGAATATAGGTAACTTAAGAAGGTTTTATTCCTAG